A DNA window from Rhipicephalus sanguineus isolate Rsan-2018 chromosome 8, BIME_Rsan_1.4, whole genome shotgun sequence contains the following coding sequences:
- the LOC119402166 gene encoding neuropeptide-like protein 31, whose product MKLFVISAVLLAFAFALSDAGYHGYGGHGGHGGHRGYGGHGHGGYSHGITHFFDNQRAHYGHGGYGHGGYGGYGGRGGYGGHGGYGGRSGYGGYGGYGY is encoded by the exons ATGAAGCTTTTC GTTATCAGCGCTGTCCTTCTCGCCTTTGCTTTCGCCCTGTCTGATGCCGGCTATCACGGATATGGTGGGCATGGAGGACATGGTGGTCACCGTGGTTACGGTGGACACGGCCATGGTGGGTACAGCCATGGCATCACTCACTTCTTCGACAACCAGCGCGCCCACTATGGACACGGTGGGTACGGTCATGGTGGATATGGCGGGTACGGTGGACGCGGTGGATATGGTGGACATGGAGGCTACGGTGGACGCAGCGGCTACGGTGGATACGGAGGCTACGGCTATTAG